A window of the Fulvia fulva chromosome 3, complete sequence genome harbors these coding sequences:
- a CDS encoding DNA repair protein rhp42: MPPVGFRKREHSPAPTPPSKRQATSKPAAKRGKATLFEAADTPQKPVRSVEETKQLLDENSGDDESSQVDSDEFEDVPPAKKRKTLPTAEEEEGGDDASEDEMDWEDAIGAGPSNVSMESKPEPEIGDISVSMKDDGTHEDPLVSLATGKKGPSKRERQVRILTHKLHVQSLMWHNTVRNSWLNDKEVQKTLVDSLTDGVKGEVTRWKEAMGTLSTEELEAKKRETAAKNRRKGRKGKDTSKARDWGYQAQHSEQGVPNLSAGDPLLRLLKVLTAYWRKRFTVTAPAFRKRGYMPLKRLREEIKAWDNNRNDADDHGERIEKLEAFRKLAKSCEGSRDVGGQLFVALLRGLGLETRMVSNLQPAGIGWSKSEEADPKKTKKEKKAEKEAATSEADEKLEKSPVKKTNKKPAGKPRSSIGESKPTKPARKSVRGNKGEPISLDDSDSPLSEPPSGAESVVILEDDDSDDLSVIDVTPARPKAPTRKYDRDMAFPTYWTEVCSPATNKFIPVDPIVLSTIASNDELLQTFEPRGKGADKSKQAMCYTIAFAADGSAKDVTVRYLKKHQLPGKTKGVRMPAEKVPVYNKRGKVKNYENYDWFQTVMSVYDRPQKKRTTADDLEEQTDLKPFKQAKEEKEVEKESLQWYKQSAEFVLEQHLRREEAILPDAEPVKTFTAKGKGKETTEHPVFRREDVVVCKTVETWHKEGRAINASEQPLKHVPVRGVTLTRKREMEEHLQEHGEKLQQGLYSWDQTDWIIPPPIENGVIPKNAFGNMDVYVKTMVPAGAVHLALKGSAKICRKLQVDYAEACTGFEFGKQRAVPVLTGVVVAKENAAKVKEAWREMKAEQQRKEDTKRTAAALHWWRKMLMGLRIIDRMKAEYTMDGADPDATNPFARKGKKSAFPSAPKDHDVGVGGFFQPGHDEEEVPQHRAQYEGGGFMVDDEDEEEDGANVDGGDGGFLVEEDPDQSRGMQQAATDHTPVTPMSLQSLHQAQARSDEEVEDNEVGDEQVVMDVDDTAPAKSAHTAKAPKKAARSSTTNPKPTPPAKAQRKPRARKVAPTPPTEDEDEDESSLSEPDHAESDGDEEDYRPASPQVIVTPQAKKAHAARRRGSRATQKVTPVRSQYFTAAEDEDDDDDDDESSEQEVVKPTRTTARTRAKR, encoded by the coding sequence ATGCCTCCCGTCGGCTTCCGCAAACGCGAGCATTCGCCAGCACCAACGCCACCAAGTAAGCGTCAAGCAACATCAAAGCCTGCTGCGAAACGGGGCAAAGCAACGCTTTTTGAAGCAGCAGATACACCGCAGAAGCCGGTACGATCTGTTGAGGAGACGAAACAGCTTTTAGACGAGAACAGCGGCGATGACGAATCCAGCCAAGTCGACAGCGATGAGTTCGAAGATGTCCCACCCGCCAAGAAGCGCAAGACGTTGCCGACAGCTGAGGAAGAAGAGGGTGGAGATGATGCGAGTGAAGATGAGATGGACTGGGAGGATGCCATTGGTGCTGGGCCATCGAATGTATCAATGGAGTCGAAGCCCGAGCCAGAGATTGGTGACATCTCAGTCTCGATGAAGGATGACGGCACCCATGAGGATCCTCTGGTTTCGCTCGCTACTGGCAAGAAAGGGCCATCGAAGCGGGAGAGACAGGTGCGGATCTTGACACATAAGCTTCATGTTCAGTCGCTCATGTGGCACAACACCGTTCGGAACTCGTGGCTGAACGATAAGGAGGTGCAGAAGACTTTGGTCGATAGCCTGACTGATGGCGTGAAAGGGGAAGTCACGCGTTGGAAAGAGGCGATGGGTACGCTGAGCACGGAAGAGCTGGAAGCGAAGAAGAGAGAAACGGCTGCGAAGAATAGGCGGAAAGGTCGGAAAGGCAAGGACACCAGCAAGGCACGGGACTGGGGATACCAGGCACAGCACTCGGAGCAGGGTGTGCCGAATCTGAGTGCTGGAGATCCATTGCTCAGGTTGCTGAAGGTGTTGACTGCGTACTGGCGCAAGAGGTTCACAGTGACTGCACCGGCATTTCGAAAGCGAGGGTACATGCCGCTGAAGCGTCTACGAGAGGAGATCAAGGCCTGGGATAATAATCGAAATGATGCTGACGATCATGGCGAACGGATCGAGAAGCTCGAGGCTTTCCGCAAACTGGCAAAGAGCTGTGAAGGCTCAAGAGATGTGGGAGGTCAACTGTTCGTAGCGTTGTTGCGAGGACTTGGCTTGGAGACTAGGATGGTGTCGAATCTACAGCCAGCAGGTATTGGTTGGAGCAAGTCAGAGGAAGCCGACCCGAagaagacgaagaaggagaagaaggcTGAGAAGGAAGCTGCGACGTCAGAAGCTGATGAGAAGTTGGAGAAGTCCCCGGTTAAGAAGACGAACAAGAAGCCAGCTGGAAAGCCCAGATCAAGCATCGGCGAGTCGAAGCCGACGAAGCCTGCTCGGAAGTCTGTACGTGGTAACAAAGGAGAGCCGATCAGTCTGGACGACTCGGATAGTCCATTATCAGAGCCACCTTCAGGAGCTGAGTCTGTGGTGATCCTGGAAGACGATGACAGTGACGACTTATCAGTCATCGATGTGACACCTGCGAGGCCGAAGGCTCCAACACGAAAGTATGACCGCGATATGGCCTTTCCTACATACTGGACCGAGGTGTGCTCTCCAGCGACTAACAAGTTCATACCTGTCGACCCGATCGTGCTTTCAACGATCGCATCCAATGATGAGCTCCTGCAGACCTTCGAGCCGAGAGGCAAGGGCGCGGATAAATCTAAACAGGCTATGTGCTACACCATAGCTTTCGCAGCAGACGGATCAGCCAAGGATGTGACCGTGCGGTATCTCAAGAAACATCAGCTGCCTGGCAAGACCAAAGGAGTGCGCATGCCAGCCGAGAAGGTGCCAGTATACAACAAACGGGGCAAAGTCAAGAACTACGAGAACTACGACTGGTTTCAAACTGTCATGTCCGTCTACGATCGACCGCAGAAGAAGCGTACTACAGCCGACGATCTCGAGGAGCAAACAGATCTCAAGCCATTCAAGCAAGCCAAAGAAGAGAAGGAGGTCGAGAAGGAGAGTCTGCAGTGGTACAAGCAGTCTGCTGAGTTTGTGCTCGAGCAGCATCTTCGCCGTGAAGAAGCCATACTACCAGACGCTGAGCCGGTGAAGACGTTCACGGCCAAAGGCAAAGGTAAAGAGACTACAGAGCATCCCGTCTTCCGCCGTGAAGATGTTGTAGTCTGCAAGACTGTGGAGACATGGCACAAAGAAGGCCGTGCGATCAACGCATCCGAGCAGCCCTTGAAGCATGTGCCAGTCCGTGGTGTCACACTCACCCGCAAGCGGGAGATGGAAGAGCATCTTCAAGAGCATGGAGAGAAGCTACAGCAAGGTCTTTACAGCTGGGACCAAACAGATTGGATCATACCGCCTCCCATCGAGAACGGGGTTATCCCGAAGAACGCTTTCGGCAATATGGACGTCTACGTCAAGACCATGGTGCCCGCAGGTGCTGTACACTTGGCGCTGAAAGGCTCGGCAAAGATCTGCCGGAAGTTGCAGGTGGACTATGCTGAAGCATGCACAGGCTTCGAGTTCGGCAAGCAGCGTGCCGTGCCTGTACTGACCGGGGTCGTGGTCGCCAAAGAGAATGCTGCCAAAGTAAAGGAGGCGTGGCGCGAGATGAAGGCCGAGCAGCAGCGCAAGGAGGACACGAAACGCACAGCGGCAGCTCTCCATTGGTGGCGCAAGATGCTGATGGGACTGCGTATCATTGATAGGATGAAGGCGGAGTATACGATGGATGGCGCTGATCCCGACGCGACGAATCCATTCGCCAGGAAGGGGAAGAAGAGCGCATTCCCTTCGGCGCCGAAGGACCACGACGTTGGTGTGGGTGGATTCTTTCAGCCTGGACATGATGAGGAGGAAGTGCCGCAACATCGTGCTCAGTATGAGGGAGGAGGATTCATGGTTGATGATGAGGATGAAGAAGAGGACGGTGCCAATGTTGATGGTGGCGACGGTGGCTTTTTGGTCGAAGAAGACCCGGATCAATCTCGAGGTATGCAACAAGCCGCCACGGATCATACGCCAGTCACCCCTATGTCTTTGCAATCTTTGCATCAGGCTCAAGCACGTTCTGACGAGGAAGTGGAGGACAACGAAGTTGGTGACGAACAAGTGGTAATGGATGTTGATGATACGGCACCCGCCAAGTCTGCACACACCGCCAAAGCTCCAAAGAAAGCCGCCAGGTCTAGCACCACGAATCCCAAGCCCACACCACCAGCCAAAGCGCAGCGCAAGCCCAGAGCGCGCAAAGTCGCCCCCACGCCGCCCACCGAAGACGAAGATGAGGACGAGTCATCCTTGTCCGAACCTGACCACGCCGAATCAGATGGAGACGAAGAAGATTATCGACCAGCCTCGCCTCAAGTCATCGTCACGCCGCAAGCTAAGAAAGCCCATGCAGCCCGTAGGAGGGGTTCTCGTGCTACGCAGAAGGTCACGCCGGTTAGAAGCCAGTACTTTACTGCAGCAGAGGATGaggatgatgatgatgacgATGACGAGTCGAGTGAGCAGGAGGTGGTGAAGCCTACGCGAACCACTGCGAGGACTAGGGCGAAGAGGTGA
- a CDS encoding Putative epoxide hydrolase gives MTTAGTPRPFRISITDSKIQTLNAKLANATLPDEVNHADWSMGAPLADVKRLTHHWQHNFSWRRAEEQLNSYPQFTSQVKVPAFEELEIHFIHQRSQRPNAIPLLFIHGWPGSYYEALKLLPLLTDSKDPSIPSFHVVAPSLPGYAWSQYPTSKKGFGLKQHAQVLHGVMQACGYESGYITQGGDWGGFLCRLLAHLYPKSVKAVHTNFPVHSFPKPWKNPLSFAQAMADMVLSSKTRADLAHTQQYFAEGDGYLKLQDTKCQTLAYSLTDSPTGLMAWIYEKLHDWSDDYPWTEEEVCTWISIYAFSREGPAASTRIYWESNHPIGEGSVSRMDVIDMYIPNVPLALAYFPQELARVPKCWAWSNGPVVQQSTFDVGGHFAAFEVPELLAGDIKKLFAKGGPCEGVVVGKKGF, from the exons ATGACCACAGCAGGGACGCCTCGACCATTCCGCATCTCCATTACAGACTCGAAGATTCAGACTCTTAACGCGAAGCTTGCTAACGCAACACTTCCAG ATGAAGTCAACCATGCAGACTGGTCAATGGGAGCTCCGCTCGCAGACGTGAAACGACTCACACACCACTGGCAACACAACTTCTCTTGGCGTCGTGCTGAAGAACAGCTAAACAGCTACCCTCAGTTCACATCGCAAGTCAAAGTGCCAGCCTTTGAGGAGCTGGAGATTCACTTCATACATCAACGCTCTCAACGTCCCAATGCAATCCCACTACTGTTTATACATG GTTGGCCAGGCTCTTACTACGAGGCCCTCAAGCTTCTCCCACTCCTGACAGACTCAAAGGACCCGAGCATCCCCTCATTTCACGTTGTAGCACCAAGTCTACCAGGCTATGCTTGGTCTCAGTACCCTACGTCAAAGAAAGGCTTCGGACTAAAGCAACATGCCCAAGTCCTCCACGGCGTAATGCAAGCATGTGGCTACGAGTCAGGATACATCACTCAAGGGGGCGACTGGGGAGGCTTCCTTTGCCGCCTACTAGCCCACCTCTATCCCAAAAGCGTCAAAGCAGTCCACACAAACTTCCCCGTCCACAGCTTCCCCAAACCTTGGAAGAATCCACTCAGCTTCGCACAAGCAATGGCAGACATGGTGCTGTCGAGCAAAACACGCGCAGACTTAGCCCATACCCAGCAATACTTCGCCGAAGGCGACGGATACCTCAAACTCCAGGACACAAAATGCCAAACACTCGCCTATAGCCTGACGGACTCCCCCACGGGACTAATGGCCTGGATCTACGAAAAGCTCCACGACTGGAGCGACGACTATCCCTGGACTGAAGAAGAGGTCTGCACCTGGATTTCCATCTATGCTTTCTCCCGCGAGGGACCTGCGGCGAGTACGAGGATATACTGGGAATCTAACCACCCTATCGGAGAAGGATCTGTGAGTAGGATGGACGTGATCGATATGTACATTCCGAATGTGCCGCTGGCGTTGGCATATTTCCCACAGGAGTTGGCGAGAGTGCCGAAGTGTTGGGCTTGGAGCAATGGGCCGGTAGTGCAGCAGAGTACGTTTGATGTCGGTGGGCATTTTGCTGCGTTTGAGGTGCCGGAGTTACTGGCTGGCGATATAAAGAAGTTGTTCGCGAAGGGCGGACCTTGCGAGGGAGTTGTGGTAGGGAAGAAAGGATTCTGA